One genomic window of Quercus robur chromosome 6, dhQueRobu3.1, whole genome shotgun sequence includes the following:
- the LOC126689298 gene encoding uncharacterized protein LOC126689298 isoform X2 yields MLNLEEREEREGKRKVASDNELNFRSKSSMLRKNLTICAAFLFSRFSSEYFSQPPLTVTLSRTWRKEKREKGEGSGKTYTVIPKVQPMPLE; encoded by the exons ATGTT GAACTTGGaggaaagagaggagagagaagggAAAAGGAAGGTTGCAAGTGACAATGAATTGAATTTCAG GAGCAAATCAAGCATGCTGAGGAAAAATTTAACTATCTGTGctgcttttcttttctcaag ATTTTCCTCCGAATATTTCTCCCAACCACCACTGACGGTGACACTGAGTA GAACTTGGAGGAAAGAGAAGAGGGAGAAAGGGGAAG GAAGTGGAAAGACTTATACGGTTATACCAAAGGTCCAGCCAATGCCTTTGGAGTAG
- the LOC126689295 gene encoding thaumatin-like protein 1b, with protein MAQLTTLLMSLLTLFLSTPGVISTTFTILNKCDYTVWPGIQSSAGIASLSTTGFALQKDESKTITAPASWGGRFWGRTHCSQEYSTGKFSCVTADCSSGKFECAGNNALPPATLAEFKLDGYGGLDFFDVSLVDGYNLPMLVVPQGGKGQNCTSSGCVSDLNESCPSELKVTSTAEGGESVACKSACAALDQDQYCCRGAYGTPDTCKPSTYSQIFKTACPNAYSFAYDDKTSTFICGSSPDYTITFCPTPNTR; from the exons ATGGCTCAATTAACAACATTATTGATGTCCCTATTAACCCTTTTTCTATCAACACCAG GAGTGATTTCAACGACTTTTACCATATTAAACAAGTGCGATTATACGGTATGGCCAGGCATTCAATCCAGCGCAGGAATAGCTTCACTTTCAACCACAGGCTTCGCTCTGCAGAAGGATGAGTCCAAAACCATCACTGCACCAGCCTCATGGGGTGGTCGATTCTGGGGCCGAACCCATTGTTCCCAAGAGTACTCCACAGGCAAATTCTCCTGCGTCACAGCAGATTGCAGCTCCGGCAAATTTGAGTGTGCAGGAAACAACGCTCTGCCACCGGCAACTCTAGCCGAGTTCAAGCTCGATGGTTATGGCGGTCTTGATTTCTTCGATGTTAGCTTGGTCGATGGGTACAACCTCCCTATGCTTGTGGTGCCCCAGGGTGGGAAAGGTCAGAATTGTACAAGCAGTGGATGCGTGAGCGACCTTAACGAGTCTTGCCCTTCGGAGCTTAAGGTTACGAGCACCGCCGAAGGAGGTGAGAGCGTCGCGTGTAAAAGCGCATGCGCCGCATTAGACCAAGATCAGTACTGTTGTAGAGGCGCGTATGGCACACCCGACACTTGTAAGCCTTCAACGTACTCTCAGATCTTTAAGACTGCGTGCCCAAACGCGTACAGTTTTGCTTACGACGACAAGACCAGTACCTTCATTTGTGGCTCCTCGCCGGATTACACCATCACCTTCTGCCCCACCCCTAACACCAGGTAA
- the LOC126689298 gene encoding uncharacterized protein LOC126689298 isoform X1 — translation MLNLEEREEREGKRKVASDNELNFRSKSSMLRKNLTICAAFLFSRFSSEYFSQPPLTVTLSRTWRKEKREKGEDRKWKDLYGYTKGPANAFGVVVEQNLSNDQEGLTPCF, via the exons ATGTT GAACTTGGaggaaagagaggagagagaagggAAAAGGAAGGTTGCAAGTGACAATGAATTGAATTTCAG GAGCAAATCAAGCATGCTGAGGAAAAATTTAACTATCTGTGctgcttttcttttctcaag ATTTTCCTCCGAATATTTCTCCCAACCACCACTGACGGTGACACTGAGTA GAACTTGGAGGAAAGAGAAGAGGGAGAAAGGGGAAG aCAGGAAGTGGAAAGACTTATACGGTTATACCAAAGGTCCAGCCAATGCCTTTGGAGTAGTTGTAGAACAAAACTTATCAAATGATCAAGAAGGCTTAACCCCGTGTTTTTGA
- the LOC126689298 gene encoding uncharacterized protein LOC126689298 isoform X3, which translates to MLNLEEREEREGKRKVASDNELNFRFSSEYFSQPPLTVTLSRTWRKEKREKGEDRKWKDLYGYTKGPANAFGVVVEQNLSNDQEGLTPCF; encoded by the exons ATGTT GAACTTGGaggaaagagaggagagagaagggAAAAGGAAGGTTGCAAGTGACAATGAATTGAATTTCAG ATTTTCCTCCGAATATTTCTCCCAACCACCACTGACGGTGACACTGAGTA GAACTTGGAGGAAAGAGAAGAGGGAGAAAGGGGAAG aCAGGAAGTGGAAAGACTTATACGGTTATACCAAAGGTCCAGCCAATGCCTTTGGAGTAGTTGTAGAACAAAACTTATCAAATGATCAAGAAGGCTTAACCCCGTGTTTTTGA